The Streptomyces pratensis genomic interval CTGGACTGCACGTTCGACACCGTCGTGGAGCCGGGCGCAGCCGTCACCCTGCCGGAGCCACTGCGCCTCACCGCGGCGCCCCACGCCCTGCTCGAACGGCTCGATGTCAGGATCCAGCCACTCGACGGCACGCAGGACCAGAACACCGAGGACAACATCATCAGCGTGCCGGTCACCGTGGAGAACACGGCCGACTTCGCCGTCCAGGGCGACGTGGTCACCGGCGCGGCGGGGGAGACCGTCACTGCCACCATCGGGTTCCGTAACCACGGCCCCGCCTGGTTCGCCAACATCGGCAACGGTGACGCGGTCGCCACGGTCACCCTGACGGTGCCCGAGGGCGCAACGGTCGTCTCGGCGCCGGAGAACTGCTGGGCGTGGGGATCCTCCGCGTACCGGTGCGAACTCCGGAACTGGGCCGCCCCCACGGACCGGACCCAGCTCCCCTTCGAGCTGCACGTCGACCGGGTGGTCCCGAACGCCACCGGTGCCGTCACGCTCCAGGCCTCCGAATGGCAGACCCCCTACGACCCGAACCCGCACAACGCCCACGCCGAACTGGTGCTCAACGGGGTCGAGCAGACGTCGTAGCGGATGCCGCCCAGGGCGGACGGGGTGACGGTGACGATCACCCCGCCGGGTGCTTGCATCCGCCCAGTCGGTAACCTGCCCCGCCGCCTGTGGCCGGTGACAGCCGGTCAGCCGGTGGGGTCCCATTCCTGCATGACCCATGAGGTGCACATTGAAGACAAGTGGCAGAACCGGCGCTGCGGGCGTAGTCATCGGGGCACTCGCCCTCTCGGCGTTCGCGGCTCCCGCGGCACAGGCCGCGGACACCGGGATCAAGGTTTCCCGGGTCGTGGTCAACGGAGGCAAGTCCATCATCGTGGGCACCTCCGACGTGAAGGAACCGTCTCTCACCTTCCGGGTCACCCTTCCCCCTGGCTACACCACGGCCGACTGGTTCGGGTGGAGTGCGAGCCCGTTCCTCTACCACGGCACCACCGCGGCCAAGGGTGCGGTGAGCGGGGGTCTCCGCTCGGGCTACACCTGTTACGAGACGAGCCTTCAGATCGCGGACTGCGAGGGAAGCCTGTACATCGATCCGCGCTACGACCTCGACTCGAACAACGACGCCACCACCTGGAAGATCGGCGTCCTGACGCAGCTCTGGAAGCCCAGCGGCGGGCTCAAGGCGGAGCAGGCCATCACCGTCCCCGGCGCCGTGAAGGTCAAGCGCTGGGCCAAGGCCACGGTCAACGCCTCGCCCGAGCCGGTGACGAAGGGCAAGGCGATCACCGTCACCGGCAGCCTCAAGCGGGCGGACTGGGTGAAGCACACGTACACCGGATACGCCGGCAAGACGGTCAGCCTGCAGTTCCGTAAGAAGGGCAGCTCCGTCTACTCCACCGTCAAGACGGCCACGTCGTCGAGCACGGGCGCGCTGAAGACCACCGTCAAGGCATCTGTCGACGGCTACTGGCGCTGGACGTTCGGAGGTTCGTCCACCTCGGGCACCGCCACCGCCGCCGGCGACTACGTCGACGTGCGCTGAGCATGGCCGTGCCGGCGTCCCGCCGCCTGGGGGCGGGGCGACGGCACGGCAGCTGGGCTCCGGACCTCACACCCCGCCCGGACGCCCGCCGAGCCGGGCCCGGAGCGCCAGGGCCGTCCGGTCCGCCTGCTCCGCAGTCACCCGCTCGGACTCCGGGGCCCGGAGCAGCCCGAAGATCCCCGGCCCGCGTCGCTCCTGCGGCAGGTCCGCCGTGCGCGGCACGATGTGGAAGTGCACGTGGGCGAAGCCCTCGGCCTCGGCGAACTGCACGACGTAGGTCTTGTCGCAGCCGGTCACCTCACGGAGCGCCCGGGAGAGGCCGACCTGCCATGACCCGAGTGAGGAGGCCTCGGCGTCCGTGAGGTCGTGGACGGCCGTGACATGGCGACGGGGCAGCAGCACCAGCCAGCCCGGGACCGCCGTGTCGAAGGCGTGGGCCACCCTCCAGTACCGGTCGTGGACCACGCGCTCCCGGGGCGGGAGCGTGTCGAACTGTGCTTCCTTGTCGCACGCATAACACTCGGGTGGCGTCATGGTCCGAGAGCGTAGACCGCCCCGCCGGGACCGCGCCGGTCTTCGCGGTCAGCCCCTCCGCCGTCCGAGGGCGGTCAGCCCCTCCGCCGTCCGAAGAGTGCGCCCAGCCGGGAGGAGGCCGTGCGGCGTACCCTGCTGCGGCCTTCCGGGCGGGGGATGTCGTCCGGGTCGCGGGGCGGCATGCGGATGACCGCGGCGGGCGGTACGGCGGCGTCGATGACGGCTGTGCGGTCCGGGGTGAGGCCCTTGTAGAGGGTGGGCTCCACTCTGATCAGGAAGCCGTCCAGGCCGGTGAGGTGCCGGCCGCCGTCGGGGTGGACGAGGAGGGCGGCGCAGGCGTCGTAGCGGATGACGACGTGGCCTGCGGGTGTGGTCAGGGACACCGCGTCGGTGCCCACGGTCAGCACGGTGGAGCCGTCCTCCAGGGAGCGGTGCCGGGTGCCCGAGGCCGTCGGGGTGGCCGGCGACCACTGCGGCGCCGCCGTGAAACCCGCCCACTCCGCGCCCCGGCCGGGGACCTGGAGCAGGGCCGTGGAGTGCAGTTCGCGGGCGGCCTCGCGCAGGTCGTCGAGGGTGACTGCGGCGAGTTCGGCCCGGTGTTCGGCCTCGGTGAGGTGGGGGTGCCCAGTCAGCAGGTCCAGTGCGAGCGAGGGCAGTTGGGTGGCCGCGACGTCCGGGGTGTCGTACTGCTTGAGGATCCTGGTCCGTGCCGAGTCGAGTTCCGACTGTTCGACGGAGCCGGCGCGCAGCCGGGCCACGACGTCGACGAAGCCGCCGACCACCGCGTCCTGCTTCTGCGGGAGCGCGTCGGCGAACGCCGTGACCGTCGCGAAGTCGTTGTCGCGTGGGCTGTAGTGGGCGTCCGCGGTGTAGGAGTAACCGCCCTTCTGCCGCAGGTCCGTGAAGAGCGCGCGGCTGAGCACCTCGGTGAGGAGGGAGGCGGCCGTCGAGCGCCGGACGACGCCGTCCATGACCACACCACCGCTGCCGCCGGCGATGTACGCCGGGGTGACGGGAAGGGCCGAGGTCGGGGCGGGCAGGGGGTACGGAGTGCCCGCCGGGAGGGTGAGGTCCAGGCCTTCGGGCACGGTGTCGCTGGTGATCCACAGGACCGCGTTGTCACGGGTGAACCGGGTGCGCGCCCAGTCGCGTACGTCGTCGGCCGTCAGATGCCAGGTGCCGTGCTCGCCGTAGCTGCTGAGCCCGTGACCCTGGGCGCCGTAGCGCCACAGGGGCAGCTGGTGGCCGGGGCGTCGGCTGCGGCCCGCCGCCTCGGTGCGCAGGATCTCGCGCTCGGTCTCCAGCCGCTCCAGCGGCAGGTCACGCAGGGCCGCGCAGACGCCGTTGAGGTAGGCGACGACCTCAACGGGCGTGCCGGTGGCGTGGAAGAGGGTGTACGTGGCGGCGGTGGCGCCGTTGTAGTGCAGGTCGGACAGGCCGTGACGGTGCAGGGCGAGGTGTTCGACGAGGTGCGTGATGCCCGTGGTGGCGAGCGTCTCGTCGGCGACGCCGACCCGGAAGAAGAGGCCTGCCGTCACCGGCCCGGAGGAGGCGGCGTGCACGGTGCGGATGCCGTCGACCTCGGTCCGGTGGATGTGGGCCGTGGTGGTGGGGCCGGACCCCTGGGTTTCCTGGGACATCGGTTCAGCCCTTCGCCAGCGCGGTTCTGCGGTGCTTGAGGAATTGGACCTCTTTGTCGCCGACGTGTTCCCACGGCGAAGCGGTGGCCTTGTTGCCGAGGGTGCGGAAGAACGGCGCGGCCTCGCGGTGGTGGCCGCCCAGGCAGAGCGCCCCCGCGAACGTGTTGTGGTCGCCGATCCAGTCGAAGCCGGGCCGGTAGTCCGGATGCTGTACGGACCGGGCGGCGGCGGCCAGGATCTCGTCCCGGACCCGCCCCGAGCGCAGGTAATCGCTGTGGCCCTCGTCGGAGTCGTCCAGCCAGCGTTCCAGGTGCACCTCGGCGACGAGCCGGCCCGCATGACTGCCGGGAGGAGCCGACTCCAGGCAGGCGTGGACGAACGCGTGGGCTTCCTCCCAGCTCCCGCCCCACTTGGGGCACAACCGCTGGAGCAGCGAGGACTGCCCGGCGATGTGGTGCGGATGGTGCTCGGCCAGCCGCTCGTGACGCCGCCGCACCTCGCTCAGCCCGAGTCCGAGCCCCCGCGCGGTGGTCAGCCGGGCCGCCCAGGCCATCGCGTAGGTGGGGTGCTCGGCGCATACGTCGATGAGCAGCTGCTCCGCGCGCCGCAGCCACGCGTGGAACTGCTGGAACTGCTCGGCCGAGACGTGTTCGGCGGTGTACGCACTGCGGATGTCCCAGCCGATGACGATGTAGCGCCGGGCGAGCAGGGTACGGGCGAGTGCCGAGCGCGGCTGCGCGGCCACCGCCCTCTCCAGGAACCGCTGGGAGGTGCTCATCCGGTCGACGACCCCGGCTGCGACCGCGCGGTCGTCCTCGTGGTCGAGGAAGTCGAAGTACGCCTCGACGGTCCCCCAGTCGTCGTCGCGCAGGGCCGCCCGCAGATCGGCCAGGGAGGGGATCGTGGCGCACGGGTCGAACTCCGCGCGTATCGGGGGAGCGGTGGGAGGCATGACCATCCTCGGAGCGGACGCGCCGTTGCCGCACGGGCTCGAACGGACTCGAGGAATGTGGGCACGCAGACGGGTGGCGGGCAGCGGTGAGGGGGGAAGCCGCAGGTTAGCAGGCGTCGCTGACAGGGGCACAGCTGAATTCCGCGCGGGGCTCCGGCCCGGCGCGTACGGGCTGATGTCGCGGGGGCGCCGGGCGCCGGGGGCAGAGCCGCCCCCGGCCGGGGGCAGGTGTCCGCACCCCTGTGGCGGACACCTGCCCCGGCCGGGAGGAACGGGGCCGCGTGGCTCAGGGTTTGGCGCCCCTGGCGTCGACGACGGCTGCGGCGGTGCGGGCCTGGGTGATGGTGATGTCACCTGCGGCGAGCTTCTTGTTGATGCCCTTGATGCCTTTCGGCAAGTCCATCTCGTGGTCCTCCGTGACCACGAAGCGCAGGCCCGCGTAGCTGTAGTCGTAGGGGGAGAGGAGGATCTCGCGGCGTTGGTGCGTGCCCTCCTCGTCCTGGGTGACGGCGATGGCCTCGCGGCCCGCCGCGTCCTTGACGAGGTGGTCGGTGATCTCGACGCCGGGGACCGTGGCCATCGCCCGGTAGATGCGGGCGAGGGCGTCCGGGGCGAGCGGGTAGGACTCGACGAGCACGCTCAGCCCGCGGAAGGTCTGCTGCGCCTCGCCCTCGGGGGTGTCTCCGGAGGGGTAGAGCTCACGGACCTCTGCCAGCAGGGCCGCCGGGTCGTCGGGCAGGTCGTCGGCGGCCTCGTAGATCTCGCGGGCCGAACGGTCGTCGTCCGACCGGTCCTTCTCCGCCGCCGCGTTGCCGTACGGGGTCCAGGAGTCGGGGTCGTACTCGACCTCACCCTGCTGGTCCCCGGACTTCAGCTCGGGCGGTCCCATCACGAGCCGGGTGTAGATCCACTGGTCGTCGCGAGGTTCCGGCGGAGGCGCCAGAGCTTCCAGGAAGTCGGCCGCCCGCCCCAGCGTCTCGGCCGGCCCGGACAGGTCGAGGTCGCCCGCCGTCATGGCGGGGCCCGTGCCCCGCGGGTCGGACGTGTCGAGCAGCTGGGTGCCGAGCAGGGCCGCCACGGTGACCGCCGCGGCCGCGCCGAGCGAGACGAGCCGCCAGTCAGCCCGCCTCGCACGGCCGCGCCGGTCGCCCGCGACGGCGTCCATCAGGCGCCGGCGCCCGGGAGCGAGTGCCGAACGGTCCGGTGACGGGGCGTCGGCGCGCAGCTCGCGCAGCTGGGTCATTTCGTCCATGACGGATTCAGCTCCTGTCCGGCCGAGGTGAACGCGGGGTCGGTGTGCAGCGCTTCGCTGACCTTGCGGCGGGCGCGGTTGAGACGGGATCGGACGGTGCCGAGCGGTATCCCGAGCGCGTCTGCGACCTCCTGGTAGCCCAGGTCCGCCCAGGCGAACAACAGCAGCACGTGCCGCTCCCCGGGGGAGAGCGCGGCGAGCGCGCCCGCCAGCGGAGCCTGGACGGCGATCCGGTCGTCCGAGCGCTCGCTCCACGACGCGGCGACGGGGTCCACACCGGTACGAGCGAGGGCCCTGAGGGCGCGTACCTCGCTGCGCCGGTGCTTGCCGATGAGGTTGGCGGCGATGCCGTACAACCAGGGCCGGGCGAGACGGCGGGAGGGGTCGTAGCGGGCTCGGGTGCGGAACGCGACGAGGAACGTCTCGGCGGTGATGTCGTCCGCAGCCCCCTCCCCGAGGCGGCGGGTGGTGTACCGGTGGATGTCCGCCGCGTGGCGGTCGTACAGCCCGGCGAACAGCTCCGGCTCCTCGACGGACCGGGCGATCATCTCGGCGTCGTCCGGCTCGGCCGGAGGCGGCGGTCGTAGTCCGGGCACAGCGCCTCCAGCGGTCCGGTCGGTAAGTGTGGCACCCCCTGTTCCCCGCACCGGCGGGAAAGGTTCACGGTCCGGCCGGACACTTTTGGCGCAGCGTCAGGCGCCTCCGCGCCGCCCCGGTCGGTGACACCGGCCTTATGGTGGCGATATGTGTGGAATCGTGGGTTACGTCGGGGTGCAGTCGGCGCAGGACGTCGTCGTCGCGGGGCTGAAGCGGCTTGAGTACCGGGGGTACGACTCCGCGGGGGTCGCCGTGCTCGCGGACGGGGGGCTGGCCTCCGCGAGGAAGGCCGGGAAGCTCCTCAATCTGGAGAAGGAGCTCAAGGACCGGCCGCTGGCGGCCGGGAACACCGGGATCGGGCACACCCGTTGGGCCACGCACGGCGGGCCCACTGATGCCAACGCGCACCCGCATCTCGACAACGCCGGCCGGGTCGCCGTCGTGCACAACGGGATCATCGAGAACTTCGCCGCCCTGCGCGAGGAGCTGGCCGTGCGGGGGCATGACCTGACCTCCGAGACCGACACCGAGGTGGTGGCCCATCTGCTCGCCGAGGCGTACTCGTCGGGCGGCGACCTGGCGGAGGCCATGCGTCAGGTGTGCCGGCAGCTGGAGGGCGCGTTCACCCTGGTCGCCGTGCACGCGGACGAGCCCGACGCTGTGGTCGGGGCGCGGCGGAACTCGCCGCTGGTGGTGGGGGTGGGGGACGGTGAGATGTTCCTCGCCTCCGATGTGGCCGCCTTCATCGCACACACGAGGGACGCGATCGAGCTGGGCCAGGACCAGGTGGTCGAGCTGCGGCGGGACGGGGTCACGGTCACCGGCTTCGACGGCCGGCCCGCCGACGTGCGCGAATACCACGTGGACTGGGACGCGTCGGCCGCGGAGAAGGGCGGCCACGCCTCCTTCATGCTGAAGGAGATCGCCGACCAGCCCAAGGCCGTCGCCGACACGCTGCTCGGGCGGGTGGACGCTTCGGGCACCCTCCACCTCGACGAGGTGCGCATCCCCCAGGGTGTGCTCCGCGAGGTCGACAAGGTCGTCGTCATCGCCTGCGGCACCGCCTTCCACGCCGGGATGATCGCCAAGTACGCCATCGAGCACTGGACCAGGCTGCCGTGCGAGACGGAACTCGCCAGCGAGTTCCGCTACCGCGACCCGATCCTCGACCAGCGCACCCTCGTCGTCGCCATCTCGCAGTCGGGGGAGACCATGGACACGCTGATGGCGGTCCGGCACGCCCGTGAGCAGGGGGCGAAGGTCCTCGCGATCTGCAACACGAACGGCTCGACCATCCCGAGGGAGTCCGACGCCGTCCTCTACACGCACGCCGGACCGGAGGTCGCCGTCGCCTCCACCAAGGCGTTCCTGACACAGCTCGTCGCCTGCTACCTCGTCGCGCTGTACCTGGGGCAGGTACGGGGCACCAAGTGGGGCGACGAGATCCGTACGGTCGTACGCCAGCTCTCCGAGATGTCCGGCGCGGTCGAACGCGTCCTCGGGACCATGGAGCCGGTACGCGAACTGGCACGCTCCCTGGCCGCCCACGACACCGTGCTCTTCGTGGGCCGGCACGTCGGCTACCCGGTGGCCATGGAGGGCGCGTTGAAGCTCAAGGAGCTCGCCTACATGCATGCCGAGGGCTTCGCCGCCGGGGAGCTCAAGCACGGGCCGATCGCGCTGATCGAAGAGGGTCTGCCGGTGGTCGTGATCGTGCCGTCCCCGCGCGGCCGTTCGGTGCTCCACGACAAGATCGTGTCGAACATCCAGGAGATCAGGGCCCGGGGCGCCCGCACCGTGGTCATCGCGGAGGAGGGCGACGAGGAGGTCGTCCCGTACGCCGATCACCTCATCAGGATCCCCGCTACGCCTACGCTGCTTCAGCCGCTGGTCGCCACGGTGCCGTTGCAGGTCTTCGCCTGCGAGCTGGCGACCGCCCGGGGCAACGAGGTGGACCAGCCGCGCAATCTGGCGAAGTCCGTGACAGTCGAATGAGTGAGTGAGCGCGTGATCATTGGGGTCGGGATCGATGTGGCGGAGATCGAACGCTTCGGCGTCGCGCTGGGGCGTACGCCCCAGCTGGCCGAGCGGCTCTTCCTGGAACGGGAGTTGCTGCTGCCGGGCGGGGAGCGGCGGGGAATCGCCTCGCTGGCGGCCCGGTTCGCCGCGAAGGAGGCGCTGGCCAAGGCGCTCGGCGCACCGGGCGGGCTGCTCTGGACCGACGCCGAGGTGTGCGTCGAGGACAGCGGGCGGCCCCGCCTGGAGGTCCGCGGCACCGTCGCGGCGCGGGCGGCCGAGCTCGGCGTCCGCAGCTGGCACGTGTCGCTCAGCCACGACGCGGGGGTGGCGTCGGCCGTGGTGATCGCGGAGGGTTGAGGGTATGCGACATGCCTACAGCGTCGAGACCGTACGGGCCGCCGAGAAGGCGCTGATGGCACGGCTGCCGGAGGGGGCGCTGATGCGGCGCGCCGCCGCCGGGCTCGCGGTGGCCTGCGGCGATCTGCTCCGGCGCAACGGGCGGTTGTACGGGTCCCGGGTGCTCCTCCTCGTCGGCAGCGGCGACAACGGCGGGGACACGCTGTACGCGGGAGCCCGGCTGGCCCGGCGCGGAGCCGGCGTACGGGCCCTGCTGACGTCGCCGGACAAGGTCCACGCCGCCGCGCTGGCCGCCCTGCTGGCAGCGGGCGGGCAGGTCCTCGAAGGCCCGGACCTCGGAGCCTTCGGCCCCGTCGACCTCGTGGTCGACGGCATCACGGGGATCGGGGGCCGCGGTGGCCTGCGCCCCGAGGCGGCGGAGCTGGTCCGCGCGGTCACGGGCGGACACGCCCCCGTGCTCGCGGTGGATCTGCCGAGCGGGGTCGAGGCCGACACCGGCCAGGTGCTCGGAGCGGCCGTACGGGCGGACGCGACGGTCACCTTCGGCGCGTACAAACCGGGGCTGCTCATCGACCCGGCCGCCGGACACGCGGGGGCACTCCGGCTCGTCGACATCGGCCTGGCGGCGGAACTGCCCGCCCGGCCCGACCTGGAGGCACTCCAGTACGCCGATGTGGCCGCCCTGCTGCCGGTACCGGGCGCCGAGAGCGACAAGTACCGGCGCGGGGTCGTCGGGGTGGCCGCCGGCTCGGAGCGGTATCCGGGCGCGGCCGTGCTCGCGGTCGCCGGTGCGCTGCACGGCGGCGCGGGAGCCGTGCGGTACGCCGGCCCCGGCGCCCGGGCGGTGATCGCCCGCTTCCCGGAGACGCTGGTGCACCCGGGCCCGCCGTCGAAGGCCGGCCGGGTGCAGGCCTGGGTGGTCGGGCCGGGGCTCGGCGACTCGTCGGCGGCGGCGGGAGCGGTGTCCGACGTGCTGGCCTCGGACGTCCCGGTACTGGTCGACGCGGACGGGCTGCGTCTGATGGACGCCGCGGCCGTACGTGCCCGGACCGCGGCCACCGTCCTCACCCCGCACGCAGGTGAGGCCGCCGCGCTGCTCGGTGTGCCCCGCGAGGAGGTCGAGGCGGGGCGGCTCGCCGCCGTACGGGAACTGGCCGGGCGCTACCACGCCACGGTGCTGCTGAAGGGCTCCACGACCCTCGTCGCGGAGCCGGGGGACACGCCCGTCCGGGTCAACCCGACCGGCACGTCCTGGCTGGCCACGGCGGGCAGCGGTGATGTGCTGTCCGGGCTGACCGGTTCGCTGCTCGCCGCGGGGCTCGCACCGCGCGACGCCGCGTCGGTGGGCGCCTATCTGCACGGGCTCGCGGCGCGCCGGGCCTCGGACGGGGCACCGGTCGCCGCGCAGGACGTCGCGGCCGCCCTGCCGGCGGCCTGGCGGGACGTGCGGGCCTGATCCACGCTGGAAGCCGGGGCCGGAGCAGAGGGAACGGGCGGTGATCGGTCGTGGGCAGTGGCAGCGGTATACGCGTACGCAGGGTGTACGACCCGCCGGAGGACGACGACGGCACCCGCGTCCTGGTCGACCGGCTCTGGCCGCGCGGGCTGTCCAGGGAGCACGCGGCGGTCGACCTGTGGGCCAAGGACGTGACGCCTTCGAAGGAACTCCGCACCTGGTACCACGAGGACCGCTCCGCGGACCGGTACGACGACTTCGTGGACCGCTACCGCACCGAGCTCCGGGACCCCGCCCACACCGAGGCCGTCGAGGGGCTTCTCGCCCTGTTGCGGCGGGGCGGTCCCGTCACCCTGCTCACGGCCGTGAAGGACGTCCCCGCCAGCCACGTCCCGGTCCTCGTCGGCCATCTGGAGGAAGCCCTGGACCACCGGTGACCGCCTCACCGGGCACAGAGGTCGAGGGCACAGGCGTACGGCTCTGAGACACTGGGCGCGATGAACGAGACAGCGACCCTGAGAGCCCGTGCCGAGATCGACCTCGCCGCGTTGCGCGCCAATGTGCGCGCCCTGCGCGCGCGGGCGTCCGGGGCACAGCTCATGGCCGTGGTGAAGTCCGACGCGTACGGCCACGGCGCGGTGCCCTGTGCCAGGGCGGCGCTGGAGGCCGGGGCGGCCTGGCTGGGCACCGCCACCCCGCAGGAGGCGCTCGCCCTGCGGGAGGCCGGGATCGGCGGCCGCGTGATGTGCTGGCTGTGGACGCCCGGCGGCCCCTGGCGCGAGGCGGTCGAGGCCGACATCGATGTCTCGGTGAGCGGGATGTGGGCACTCGACGAGGTCAGCGCGGCAGCCACGGAGGCCGGGGTCCCGGCCCGGGTCCAGCTCAAGGCCGACACGGGCCTGGGGCGCAACGGCTGCCAGCCCGCGGACTGGCCCGAGCTCGTCTCGGCCGCCCGGGCCGCCGAGGAAGCGGGCATCCTGCGCGTCACCGGTCTCTGGTCGCACTTCGCCTGCGCCGACGAGCCAGGACACCCGTCGATCGCGGCCCAGCTGAACGTCTTCCGCGACATGGTGGCGTACGCGGAGAAGGAAGGCGTCCGGCCCGAGGTGCGGCACATCGCCAACTCACCGGCGACGCTCACGGTGCCCGAGTCCCACTTCGATCTCGTACGCACCGGTATCGCGATGTACGGCATCTCTCCCAGCCCCGAGCTGGGCACCCCGGCCGACTTCGGGCTGCGGCCCGTCATGACGCTCGCGGCCTCGGTCGCGCTCGTCAAGCAGGTGCCCCCGGGGCACGGCATCAGTTACGGGCACCACTACACGACCTCCGCCGAGACGACTCTCGCCCTGGTGCCGGTCGGCTACGCGGACGGCATCCCGCGCCATGCCTCGGGCCGGGGCCCCGTCCTCGTCGGAGGCTCCGTCCGCAGGATCGCCGGGCGCGTCGCGATGGACCAGTTCGTGGTCGACCTCGAGGGCGACACACTCGAGGCGGGTGCGGAAGCGGTGCTGTTCGGGCCGGGTGACCGGGGTGAACCGAGCGCGGAGGACTGGGCCGAGGCGGCGGACACGATCGCGTACGAGATCGTCACGCGCATCGGCGCACGTGTGCCCCGGGTCCATCTGCACGGGGGCTCCGGCCGGGACTGAGGCCCGGGCTCCGGCGGGACCACGGTCCGACGACGACAACGACGACTACGAGGGAGCACGGCACGGTGAGCGAGACCAGCGCCGAGGACGTGGTGGCGACGGCGGCCGTCGCAGCGGCCGGCTGGCGCCGGGCGGGCGTGGCCGGGGCGGCGATAGGCGTCATCGCCGCTGGCGCGGCGGCGGGCGTCGCGGTCGAGCGGCTCACCGTGGGCCGGGGCATGCGCAAGAAGGCCCGCCTCGCCCTGGACGCCTCCGGACCGTACGGCTCCCTGCGCGGGCTGCCCGGCCGGGCGGTCGCGGACGACGGCACCGAGCTGTACTACGAGGTCGACGAGATCGAGC includes:
- the alr gene encoding alanine racemase — protein: MNETATLRARAEIDLAALRANVRALRARASGAQLMAVVKSDAYGHGAVPCARAALEAGAAWLGTATPQEALALREAGIGGRVMCWLWTPGGPWREAVEADIDVSVSGMWALDEVSAAATEAGVPARVQLKADTGLGRNGCQPADWPELVSAARAAEEAGILRVTGLWSHFACADEPGHPSIAAQLNVFRDMVAYAEKEGVRPEVRHIANSPATLTVPESHFDLVRTGIAMYGISPSPELGTPADFGLRPVMTLAASVALVKQVPPGHGISYGHHYTTSAETTLALVPVGYADGIPRHASGRGPVLVGGSVRRIAGRVAMDQFVVDLEGDTLEAGAEAVLFGPGDRGEPSAEDWAEAADTIAYEIVTRIGARVPRVHLHGGSGRD
- a CDS encoding NAD(P)H-hydrate dehydratase, producing MRHAYSVETVRAAEKALMARLPEGALMRRAAAGLAVACGDLLRRNGRLYGSRVLLLVGSGDNGGDTLYAGARLARRGAGVRALLTSPDKVHAAALAALLAAGGQVLEGPDLGAFGPVDLVVDGITGIGGRGGLRPEAAELVRAVTGGHAPVLAVDLPSGVEADTGQVLGAAVRADATVTFGAYKPGLLIDPAAGHAGALRLVDIGLAAELPARPDLEALQYADVAALLPVPGAESDKYRRGVVGVAAGSERYPGAAVLAVAGALHGGAGAVRYAGPGARAVIARFPETLVHPGPPSKAGRVQAWVVGPGLGDSSAAAGAVSDVLASDVPVLVDADGLRLMDAAAVRARTAATVLTPHAGEAAALLGVPREEVEAGRLAAVRELAGRYHATVLLKGSTTLVAEPGDTPVRVNPTGTSWLATAGSGDVLSGLTGSLLAAGLAPRDAASVGAYLHGLAARRASDGAPVAAQDVAAALPAAWRDVRA
- a CDS encoding CU044_5270 family protein, whose amino-acid sequence is MDEMTQLRELRADAPSPDRSALAPGRRRLMDAVAGDRRGRARRADWRLVSLGAAAAVTVAALLGTQLLDTSDPRGTGPAMTAGDLDLSGPAETLGRAADFLEALAPPPEPRDDQWIYTRLVMGPPELKSGDQQGEVEYDPDSWTPYGNAAAEKDRSDDDRSAREIYEAADDLPDDPAALLAEVRELYPSGDTPEGEAQQTFRGLSVLVESYPLAPDALARIYRAMATVPGVEITDHLVKDAAGREAIAVTQDEEGTHQRREILLSPYDYSYAGLRFVVTEDHEMDLPKGIKGINKKLAAGDITITQARTAAAVVDARGAKP
- a CDS encoding holo-ACP synthase, with protein sequence MIIGVGIDVAEIERFGVALGRTPQLAERLFLERELLLPGGERRGIASLAARFAAKEALAKALGAPGGLLWTDAEVCVEDSGRPRLEVRGTVAARAAELGVRSWHVSLSHDAGVASAVVIAEG
- a CDS encoding DUF488 domain-containing protein; amino-acid sequence: MGSGSGIRVRRVYDPPEDDDGTRVLVDRLWPRGLSREHAAVDLWAKDVTPSKELRTWYHEDRSADRYDDFVDRYRTELRDPAHTEAVEGLLALLRRGGPVTLLTAVKDVPASHVPVLVGHLEEALDHR
- a CDS encoding RNA polymerase sigma factor: MIARSVEEPELFAGLYDRHAADIHRYTTRRLGEGAADDITAETFLVAFRTRARYDPSRRLARPWLYGIAANLIGKHRRSEVRALRALARTGVDPVAASWSERSDDRIAVQAPLAGALAALSPGERHVLLLFAWADLGYQEVADALGIPLGTVRSRLNRARRKVSEALHTDPAFTSAGQELNPSWTK
- the glmS gene encoding glutamine--fructose-6-phosphate transaminase (isomerizing), which gives rise to MCGIVGYVGVQSAQDVVVAGLKRLEYRGYDSAGVAVLADGGLASARKAGKLLNLEKELKDRPLAAGNTGIGHTRWATHGGPTDANAHPHLDNAGRVAVVHNGIIENFAALREELAVRGHDLTSETDTEVVAHLLAEAYSSGGDLAEAMRQVCRQLEGAFTLVAVHADEPDAVVGARRNSPLVVGVGDGEMFLASDVAAFIAHTRDAIELGQDQVVELRRDGVTVTGFDGRPADVREYHVDWDASAAEKGGHASFMLKEIADQPKAVADTLLGRVDASGTLHLDEVRIPQGVLREVDKVVVIACGTAFHAGMIAKYAIEHWTRLPCETELASEFRYRDPILDQRTLVVAISQSGETMDTLMAVRHAREQGAKVLAICNTNGSTIPRESDAVLYTHAGPEVAVASTKAFLTQLVACYLVALYLGQVRGTKWGDEIRTVVRQLSEMSGAVERVLGTMEPVRELARSLAAHDTVLFVGRHVGYPVAMEGALKLKELAYMHAEGFAAGELKHGPIALIEEGLPVVVIVPSPRGRSVLHDKIVSNIQEIRARGARTVVIAEEGDEEVVPYADHLIRIPATPTLLQPLVATVPLQVFACELATARGNEVDQPRNLAKSVTVE
- a CDS encoding HIT family protein yields the protein MTPPECYACDKEAQFDTLPPRERVVHDRYWRVAHAFDTAVPGWLVLLPRRHVTAVHDLTDAEASSLGSWQVGLSRALREVTGCDKTYVVQFAEAEGFAHVHFHIVPRTADLPQERRGPGIFGLLRAPESERVTAEQADRTALALRARLGGRPGGV
- a CDS encoding M16 family metallopeptidase, which encodes MSQETQGSGPTTTAHIHRTEVDGIRTVHAASSGPVTAGLFFRVGVADETLATTGITHLVEHLALHRHGLSDLHYNGATAATYTLFHATGTPVEVVAYLNGVCAALRDLPLERLETEREILRTEAAGRSRRPGHQLPLWRYGAQGHGLSSYGEHGTWHLTADDVRDWARTRFTRDNAVLWITSDTVPEGLDLTLPAGTPYPLPAPTSALPVTPAYIAGGSGGVVMDGVVRRSTAASLLTEVLSRALFTDLRQKGGYSYTADAHYSPRDNDFATVTAFADALPQKQDAVVGGFVDVVARLRAGSVEQSELDSARTRILKQYDTPDVAATQLPSLALDLLTGHPHLTEAEHRAELAAVTLDDLREAARELHSTALLQVPGRGAEWAGFTAAPQWSPATPTASGTRHRSLEDGSTVLTVGTDAVSLTTPAGHVVIRYDACAALLVHPDGGRHLTGLDGFLIRVEPTLYKGLTPDRTAVIDAAVPPAAVIRMPPRDPDDIPRPEGRSRVRRTASSRLGALFGRRRG